The following coding sequences are from one Helicoverpa zea isolate HzStark_Cry1AcR chromosome 4, ilHelZeax1.1, whole genome shotgun sequence window:
- the LOC124630101 gene encoding gastrula zinc finger protein XlCGF57.1-like: MVSIKGGLDGNIKIRTCRICLDASADDMVLLSDHNGWLNNFEYCFGITLTIKDEPRLLCKLCADSVENYVQFKKKCEKSHILWQSVISNVQCYIVKHNTLENGNTSVDNAVNNLNGNEPNVITQSLYTEIKLESDEERSYHSGDEIKLENNECFDKRKISTIDIKECLDTKGLDLKLKNSQDENRKKVEIIKCKRCHRKYKGKARYQTHLPSCKLKKRKKKLVVDNDYAYNCGRNFNCDNDSKIKLESNNDDNIKVFSENQTDGQCLCGLCGQSFSTRASLNQHLNEHWSSNSLSCGLCDFIGIDLAAIASHRYSHYPRTDDMRFMCHICSYRTVSLLALHFHYRSKHLNKIGGHCTRCDKDFLILRHWKRHEQTHFTTKCICDFCGKTFYSKYSMMEHLMTHMRLFKIICHICGNHFCRKSYLKVHIKAVHSTGPVKCSHCGNMFKNEIVLKKHLRLIKMEKIFECTFCNKKFVHLCQLKSHMVFHSEERPYCCEICGSRYKSNSQLKVHMRKHTGLFPFKCTQCTKAFASSNQLKRHYSVHTGVRSHRCVVPTCGRTFHARKLMLAHLALRHKDHEGLDLQK; this comes from the exons ATGGTGTCTATTAAAGGTGGTTTGgatggaaatattaaaatacgtaCTTGTCGAATATGTCTCGATGCTAGTGCTGATGATATGGTGTTACTAAGTGATCATAATGGTTGGCTAAATAACTTCGAATATTGTTTTGGAATTACG CTAACCATTAAAGATGAACCTCGGTTACTGTGCAAACTGTGTGCTGATAGTGTTGAGAATTATGTTCAGTTTAAGAAGAAATGTGAAAAATCTCATATACTTTGGCAGTCTGTGATAAGTAATGTG CAATGCTACATTGTTAAACACAATACCTTAGAAAATGGGAACACATCCGTAGACAATGCTGTAAATAATCTCAATGGAAATGAACCGAATGTAATAACACAATCACTGTATACTGAAATTAAACTAGAAAGTGATGAAGAACGGAGTTATCATTCTGGAGATGAAATAAAACTGgaaaataatgaatgttttgataaaagaaaaatttctACAATAGATATAAAGGAATGTCTCGATACAAAAGGCTTGGACTTAAAACTAAAGAATTCTCAGGatgaaaacagaaaaaaagtTGAAATAATCAAGTGTAAAAGATGCCATAGAAAATATA AAGGTAAAGCACGGTACCAAACCCACTTACCaagttgtaaattaaaaaaacgaaaaaaaaagctAGTTGTTGATAATGATTATGCGTACAATTGTG GAAGAAACTTTAATTGTGATAATGATTCTAAGATAAAACTTGAATCCaataatgatgataatattaaagtatttaGTGAAAATCAAACTGATGGGCAATGCTTATGTg GTCTCTGTGGACAAAGTTTTAGCACTCGCGCCTCTTTGAACCAACATTTGAACGAACATTGGTCAAGCAATAGTTTGTCATGTGGGTTATGTGATTTTATTGGCATTGACTTGGCTGCTATTGCTTCGCATAG ATATTCTCACTATCCGCGCACTGATGATATGCGTTTCATGTGCCATATATGCAGTTATCGGACTGTGTCGCTTTTGGCCTTACACTTTCACTACCGGTCTAAACATTTGAATAAGATTGGCGGTCACTGCACAAGATGTGACAAGGATTTCCTCATATTAAGGCATTGGAAAAGACATGAGCAAACTCATTTTACTACAAAGTGTATATGCGATTTTTGTGGGAAAAC gttctATTCGAAATACTCGATGATGGAGCATCTCATGACCCACATGCGCCTGTTCAAGATTATTTGCCACATTTGTGGGAATCACTTCTGCCGAAAGAGCTACTTGAaa gtGCATATAAAAGCAGTACACTCAACCGGGCCGGTGAAATGTAGCCACTGcggaaatatgtttaaaaacgaAATTGTTCTGAAAAAACATTTGAGACTtataaaaatggaaaaaatattcGAATGTACGTTCTGTAACAAAAAGTTCGTACATTTATGCCAATTAAAGAGCCACATGGTTTTTCATAGCGAAGAAAGACCTTATTGCTGTGAAATCTGTGGTTCcag ATACAAATCAAACAGTCAACTAAAAGTGCATATGAGGAAACATACTGGTTTATTTCCATTCAAATGCACTCAGTGTACCAAAGCATTCGCAAGTTCGAATCAATTAAAAAGACACTACTCAGTCCATACGGGTGTACGCAGTCATCGCTGCGTTGTTCCGACTTGTGGACGAACGTTCCATGCTAGGAAACTAATGTTAGCGCACCTGGCGTTACGACATAAGGACCACGAGGGCTTAGATTTGCAAAAGTGA